The following coding sequences lie in one Rutidosis leptorrhynchoides isolate AG116_Rl617_1_P2 chromosome 4, CSIRO_AGI_Rlap_v1, whole genome shotgun sequence genomic window:
- the LOC139842901 gene encoding equilibrative nucleotide transporter 8-like, which yields MDHHQLPHSMMIEREVVFEEEPKDKYHLAYMIHFLLGAGYLIPWNAFITAVDYFQVLYPSKHVNKVFSVGYMSAAVIVLFTLMYWSRSNRVKLPSVRTRMNMGQALFVVALMVPPVTDWIDHGDHVSSTGSNIEFVVLVTMVMICGLADGLVGGSLIGSTGELPERYMQAVFAGNAIAGLMTSALRIITKASLPHNQKGLRSSAHIYFSFSAFLVLLCIICTNVLHKLPVIQFYRTKKATDPNPNPTHRKSIDPNFFGVFKKIRWPVAAVFSVYLVSISIFPGYLSENVKSSHFTDWYPILLITTFNFGDLIGKLFTTIYVPVNSKVVVLCSVGRVLFYPFFVGCIYGPNWMRSETSVIVLTLILGLTNGYLTSVLMMLAPKLVHIDKSEVVGIIMQTFLFIGLVLGSVVAWIWNFAKVK from the exons ATGGATCATCATCAGTTACCACATTCGATGATGATCGAACGTGAAGTAGTATTTGAAGAAGAACCAAAAGACAAGTACCATTTAGCATACATGATCCATTTTCTACTCGGTGCGGGTTATTTGATACCATGGAATGCTTTCATCACAGCCGTTGATTACTTTCAGGTTTTATACCCATCCAAACACGTTAACAAAGTGTTCTCTGTTGGTTATATGTCAGCAGCCGTGATTGTTCTTTTTACTCTCATGTATTGGTCACGGTCTAACCGGGTTAAGTTACCGTCGGTTCGGACCCGGATGAATATGGGTCAGGCTTTGTTTGTTGTTGCTTTGATGGTGCCTCCAGTGACAGATTGGATTGATCATGGTGATCATGTGAGTAGCACGGGATCGAATATAGAATTTGTGGTGCTTGTTACGATGGTTATGATTTGTGGGTTAGCTGATGGACTTGTGGGTGGAAGTTTAATCGGGTCTACCGGAGAACTACCGGAACGGTACATGCAAGCTGTTTTTGCCGGCAATGCAATTGCTG GTTTAATGACATCAGCATTAAGAATCATAACAAAGGCGTCCCTTCCACACAATCAAAAAGGTCTTCGATCAAGCGCACATATCTACTTCAGTTTCAGCGCGTTCCTCGTACTTCTATGCATCATCTGCACCAATGTGCTACACAAATTACCCGTGATCCAATTTTATCGTACCAAAAAAGCGACtgacccgaacccgaacccgaccCATCGCAAGTCCATTGACCCAAATTTCTTTGGCGTGTTTAAGAAGATACGGTGGCCAGTTGCTGCAGTGTTTTCAGTATACCTTGTTTCAATATCAATATTTCCTGGTTATTTGAGTGAAAACGTTAAATCCTCACATTTCACTGATTGGTATCCTATACTTTTAATTACGACGTTTAATTTTGGTGACTTGATCGGAAAATTATTTACCACAATTTATGTACCGGTTAATAGTAAGGTGGTTGTATTGTGTAGTGTGGGTCGGGTGTTATTTTACCCGTTTTTCGTGGGTTGTATTTATGGGCCAAATTGGATGCGTAGTGAAACTTCGGTGATAGTTTTGACTTTGATATTAGGGCTAACCAATGGGTACTTGACAAGTGTGCTTATGATGCTTGCACCCAAGTTGGTTCATATCGATAAATCGGAAGTGGTTGGGATTATTATGCAAACGTTTTTGTTTATTGGGTTAGTGCTTGGTTCTGTTGTTGCTTGGATATGGAACTTTGCAAAAGTTAAatga